The genomic region ATCGGAGCGCGACCCGGATGTGCCCGCCGCCGCCATCGCAATCCAGTCGGCTTCGTCGGGGCGTCCCCGCCGGACTTCAGGCAGATCCGGCCGGCGCCGCAGTCGCAACTCCATCGACAGGGCCCGCTCGTCATCACGCGCCGCAGTCCGGTGACATGTCCGGTGCAGCGCGGTATCTGACCGGTGCCGCCCAATCTCGCCGTCCGGATCCGTGCCGCGTCTGGGACGGCTCGCGCGGCGTGCCGGGCCGGCCGGCGCGCTGCGGGGGGCGGCCCGGGGGGCAGGTAAACCCTGACGGATGGCGGCGTTTCGGCCGGCGCGGGGGCCTAGCGAGGGCCGGCGGCCACCGCAAAAAACCATGCTGGCGCGTCCTTGAATTTGTCAAACTGCGTCCATATAATTAGCACTCGCTGCACGAGAGTGCTAACAATACGCTGCCGGCGCTTGCCAGGCGGCATCCTTCAGTGTTCTTCAGTCTCAATCTAGAGAGGAGTGAATATGAACCTTCGTCCTTTGCACGATCGCGTGATCGTCAAGCGCCTGGATCAGGAAACCAAGACGGCCTCGGGCATCGTGATTCCCGAAGCGGCAGCGGAAAAGCCGGATCAGGGCGAAGTGCTGGCGATCGGCCCGGGCAAGCGTGACGACAAGGGCGCTCCGATTGCGCTCGACGTCAAGGTTGGCGATCGCGTCCTGTTCGGCAAGTACGCTGGCCAATCCGTCAAGGTCGACGGCCAGGAGCTGCTGGTGATGCGCGAAGAAGACATCATGGCCGTGGTCAACGCGAACTGAGCGTTTGCGCCAGTATCCATTCCCAAGCATTCAAGGAGTTAGAAGATGGCAGCTAAAGACGTCGTGTTCGGCGATTCCGCCCGTTCCAAGATGGTTGAAGGCGTGAACATTCTCGCCAATGCAGTGAAGGTCACGCTGGGTCCGAAGGGCCGCAACGTGGTGCTCGAGCGTTCGTTCGGCGGCCCGACGGTCACCAAGGACGGCGTGTCGGTCGCCAAGGAAATCGAGCTGAAGGACAAGCTCCAGAACATGGGCGCGCAAATGGTCAAGGAAGTGGCTTCCAAGACCAGCGACAACGCAGGCGACGGCACGACGACGGCAACCGTCCTCGCGCAATCGATCGTCCGCGAAGGCATGAAGTACGTCGCATCGGGCATGAACCCGATGGACCTCAAGCGCGGCATCGACAAGGCCGTCACCGCTGCCGTGGAAGAGCTGAAGAAGATCAGCAAGCCCTGCACGACCAACAAGGAAATCGCCCAGGTCGGCGCGATCTCGGCGAACAGCGACGCATCGATCGGTGACCGCATCGCCGAGGCGATGGACAAGGTCGGCAAGGAAGGCGTGATCACCGTCGAAGACGGCAAGTCGCTGGCCGACGAACTCGATGTCGTCGAAGGCATGCAATTCGACCGCGGCTACCTGTCGCCGTACTTCATCAACAACCCGGACAAGCAAGTCGCCGTCCTCGAAAACCCGTTCGTGCTGCTGCACGACAAGAAGGTGTCGAACATCCGTGATCTGCTGCCGGTGCTGGAGCAGGTCGCGAAGGCCGGCCGTCCGCTGCTGATCATCGCCGAAGACGTCGAAGGCGAAGCGCTGGCCACGCTGGTGGTCAACAACATCCGCGGCATCCTGAAGACCGTCGCCGTCAAGGCACCGGGCTTCGGCGACCGTCGCAAGGCGATGCTGGAAGACATCGCGATCCTGACGGGCGGTCAGGTCATCGCCGAGGAAACCGGCCTCACGCTCGAGAAGGCGACGCTGGCCGAACTGGGCCAAGCCAAGCGCATCGAAGTGGGCAAGGAAAACACGACGATCATCGATGGCGCCGGCGAAGCCGTCAACATCGAAGCGCGTGTCAAGCAGATCCGCACGCAGATCGAGGAAGCGACCTCGGACTACGACCGCGAAAAGCTGCAAGAGCGCGTGGCGAAGCTGGCCGGCGGCGTGGCGGTGATCAAGGTCGGCGCTGCGACCGAAGTGGAAATGAAGGAAAAGAAGGCACGCGTCGAAGATGCGCTGCACGCCACGCGTGCCGCCGTTGAAGAAGGCATCGTGCCGGGCGGCGGCGTCGCGCTGATCCGCGCTCGCACCGCGATCGCTGGCCTCGTCGGCATCAACGCCGACCAGAACGCCGGCATCAAGATCGTGCTGCGCGCGATGGAAGAGCCGCTGCGCCAGATCGTCACGAACGGCGGCGAAGAAGCGAGCGTCGTGGTCGCGGCGGTGGCTGCCGGCCAAGGCAACTACGGCTACAACGCGGCGACGGGCGAGTACGTCGACATGGTCGAAGCCGGCGTGGTCGATCCGACGAAGGTCACGCGCACCGCGCTGCAGAACGCTGCTTCGGTCGCCGGCCTGCTGCTGACGACGGATGCCGCCGTTGCCGAACTGCCGAAGGAAGACGCACCGATGCCGGGCGGCATGCCGGGCGGCATGGGCGGCATGGGCATGGACATGTAATCGACTTCGGTCGATTGCATCGGCGGGGCGCGCAGCGATGCGCGTCCCGTCTGCCAAAAAAAACCCGCAAGCGATTGCGGGTTTTTTGTCGTTTGCGGCCCGGCTGCTCGGCGCCGCGCGCGACGCCGGAAACGCGGCCGGCCGGCGGCCCGTCAGTGGCGTGATGCGCCGAACGGCGGGGTGGCGGGTGCGGCCGGCGCGGCCGGCGCATCGTCGTTGCTGCGCGCCCAGAAGAAGCGGTCGGGCACCCAGGCGCCCATGCCGGGCCGGAACGCGTCGCGGGCGGCCTGATAGAGGTATTCCTGCGCTTCGCGCACGGCCTCGGGCGGCTCCTGGCCGTTGGCCAGCAGCGCCGCGATCGCGGTGCCGAGGGTGTCGGTCACGCCCATCAGCCGGTGCGGCGTGCGCTCCCACAAGTCCTGGCGGATCTGCCCCTCTTCGCCGTACAGCGTGTTGACGAGCCGGTGCGAGCCGGTTTCGGTCGCGAGGATGTATTCGCAGCCCTGCGAGAGCAGATGCGCGATCGCCGCGTCGAGATTCGGCGCCTCCGCGTCGCCGTCGGGCTGGGCGAGCGCGATCAGCGTGGCGTGATCGGCCACCAGCAGCGTGGTCTGCGGCGCGAGCAGGTCCGCGATCGATTCACGCAGGTCGTCGGCGGCCAGCACGTGCTCGTCGTCGAGCGTGAAGTCTGGCGCCAGCACGAGCGGCACGCCGTCGTAGTCGGCCACCACCTCGGCGATCGCACTGACCACCTCGGCACGCGCGGTCGCGCCGATCTTGAAGGCGGCCACGGGCATGTCCTCGAGCAGCATGCGGGCCTGCGCGACCACGGCATCGGGGTCGAGGCCGGTGACCTCGTCGCAGGACGCCGAATCGCGGATCGTATAACCCGTCAGCACCGACGCGCCGTGGCAACCCATGCTCGCCAGTGTCAGCAGGTCCGCCTGCAGGCCGGAGCCGCCGGTGGGATCGGACAGGCCGAATGTGAGGACGATCGGGGGGGCGTTGCTGGACATGAAAAATCGGGGAAAGAGATAACGAGCGGGCGGCGCACCACGCGGGCGTGCCTTGCCGGTCATTATGCGTGGGAAAGCTGCGCGTGAAACGGTTTTTTTAATGAGATATAACCCGCGGCGGCCTTGCCGGGCCGGGCGCCTACGGCGGCCTCGCCCGGCCATCGGCGGCGCGCGGGCCGTGCCGCCCGGGCGGGATCGATGCGCGCGCAGCGGTCGCGCCGTCCCGGCCCGACCGTTCCCGGGCCGCATCTCGGTGCTAGGCAGCGCGGCCCTTCGCACGTTACCATCACGGCTCTCAAACAACGCTATCCCTTGCACGGCGAACGATGGAATACAAGAGCTGGATGTGCCTGATCTGCGGCTGGATTTACGACGAAGAGGCGGGGTTGCCGGACGAAGGCATCGCCCCGGGTACGCGCTGGGAAGACGTGCCGATCAACTGGACCTGTCCGGAATGCGGCGCGCGCAAGGAAGACTTCGAGATGGTTCAGATCTGAGCGATCCGCGCCGTCTTTCGGCCGCGGGCCGGCGTGCCTGACGCGACGCTGGCCCGGCGGTATGCCGCACGGCTCCGGCCGCGCGGCATTTTCGTATTCGCGTCGATGATTGCGAGCCCATGACGATGTCCCCGGCCGCCGTGCCGATCCCCGAGGCACTGCCGAATCCCCGAGGCGGTGCGGTGCTGCTCGTCGAGGCGGCGCTGGCCGAGGCCAGCACCGCGTCGGGCGAGGCGCCCGCGCGGCTGCTGCGGGCCGGCGCGGCAGCCTTGGGCGACGCGGGCTGGCTGGCCGCGCAGCGTTATGCGCTGGCGTTGGCCGCCGCGTCCGTGACGACCGACGCTGATGGCGCGCAGCGCCTGCCGTGGCGCGAGGCCCTGCGCGACTTCCGTTGGGCCGTGGCGCGCCGCAACCTGCGCGAGCTCGCCTGTTCGCCGCTGCTGCACGCGCATTACCGCGCATCGTGCGCCTCGGCCGAGCCCGCAGGCGCCCGCGCCGCGCGCGAGGTGCCGTTCGACGCACTGGCGCTGGCCGGCCGCCCGGTGCCGCCCGCGCGGCTCGACGCGCTGCCTGCCGACCGGTTGGCGCATCTGCGCGCCGTCTACGAGGCGGCGCTGCTGATGGTGCTGCGCGAGCCCGACGCGCCGCCCGCGGCCGCGCTCGATGCGCTCGACGCCTGCCTCGCCGCGCTCGCCGGCGGCGATCCCTATGATTATTGGCGGCTGGCCCGCGCCTGCCTGCGCGCGCTGCGCGGCACGCCGGGGGCCGAACTGCGGCGCTGGCTCGCGCGCGGCAACCTGCAATTGCGCGAGCAGGCCAACGGCGTGCGCGTGGCCGACGTGGCCCTCGTGCGCGAGACGCTCGCGCTGGTCTGGCGCGATCTCGCCCTGTACGGCGCGGCGGCCGAGGACGCCGCCGAGGTCGAGTTGTTGAACGACTACGGCCTCACGGTGGACTGGCAAACGGCCGGCTCGCAGGCATCGAAGATGCTCTGGGAGGCCGACGCGCTGCGCGATGCCGCGGCGATCCGCCAACTCGGCGTGGTGACCGTCAACGGCCATGCCTACGAAGATTTCCTGCAGACCGCCGACGCGTCGATGGCCGAGCTGGCAAGCGATCCGGCCGCGGCCGACGCGACGCGGGCCTGGCGCGCGTCGGCCGCGGCCTATCGGGTCGGCACTGCCGCGGCCGCGCTCGGGCTCGGCCAGACGGCGCTGCTGGCCGACGCGGTCGGGCTCGGCTGGCGCCGCATCACCCACGGCGAGCCGCCGGGCGACGGCGGCGCGGCGCTCGCGGCCGGCTCCGACGCACTGCGCGCGGCGCTCTACAAGATCGCGGCCGGCGTGGCGCCGCCCGATCTGGCGGCCGCGCGCGAGGCACTGGGCGCGGCGCTCGAGGCCGCCTGAGCGCCGTTCACCGTCTTGTCCCCCTTATGTCCTGTGGCGGGCGCGCCACCGAGGGCCGGCCCCGCCGCGCTGGGCGCGAAGCGGCCGGATCGACGGATTGCGGGGTGTTTTCGCCGATTGGCGACCGATTGGGTGACCGATTCGGCGGCATCGCCGCCAACGGGCTTTTTGTAACGCGGTGCTGCCGCGCGCCGCGACGCCGTTGCCGCGCGGCGGGCATGCCGGTCGTCCCCGAACGCGTGATAGAGTGCGACGTGATCCGTCATATCGACCCTCGCGGCGGGCGGCGCCGGATGACATGGCGCCGGCTGCTACCGCGCGGTCTTTGCTAAAATTCAAACCATGTCAAAGAGTTCCGATCGCATCAATCTCACCAACCAGTTCCTGATC from Burkholderia glumae LMG 2196 = ATCC 33617 harbors:
- a CDS encoding co-chaperone GroES, translated to MNLRPLHDRVIVKRLDQETKTASGIVIPEAAAEKPDQGEVLAIGPGKRDDKGAPIALDVKVGDRVLFGKYAGQSVKVDGQELLVMREEDIMAVVNAN
- the groL gene encoding chaperonin GroEL (60 kDa chaperone family; promotes refolding of misfolded polypeptides especially under stressful conditions; forms two stacked rings of heptamers to form a barrel-shaped 14mer; ends can be capped by GroES; misfolded proteins enter the barrel where they are refolded when GroES binds), whose translation is MAAKDVVFGDSARSKMVEGVNILANAVKVTLGPKGRNVVLERSFGGPTVTKDGVSVAKEIELKDKLQNMGAQMVKEVASKTSDNAGDGTTTATVLAQSIVREGMKYVASGMNPMDLKRGIDKAVTAAVEELKKISKPCTTNKEIAQVGAISANSDASIGDRIAEAMDKVGKEGVITVEDGKSLADELDVVEGMQFDRGYLSPYFINNPDKQVAVLENPFVLLHDKKVSNIRDLLPVLEQVAKAGRPLLIIAEDVEGEALATLVVNNIRGILKTVAVKAPGFGDRRKAMLEDIAILTGGQVIAEETGLTLEKATLAELGQAKRIEVGKENTTIIDGAGEAVNIEARVKQIRTQIEEATSDYDREKLQERVAKLAGGVAVIKVGAATEVEMKEKKARVEDALHATRAAVEEGIVPGGGVALIRARTAIAGLVGINADQNAGIKIVLRAMEEPLRQIVTNGGEEASVVVAAVAAGQGNYGYNAATGEYVDMVEAGVVDPTKVTRTALQNAASVAGLLLTTDAAVAELPKEDAPMPGGMPGGMGGMGMDM
- the thiD gene encoding bifunctional hydroxymethylpyrimidine kinase/phosphomethylpyrimidine kinase yields the protein MSSNAPPIVLTFGLSDPTGGSGLQADLLTLASMGCHGASVLTGYTIRDSASCDEVTGLDPDAVVAQARMLLEDMPVAAFKIGATARAEVVSAIAEVVADYDGVPLVLAPDFTLDDEHVLAADDLRESIADLLAPQTTLLVADHATLIALAQPDGDAEAPNLDAAIAHLLSQGCEYILATETGSHRLVNTLYGEEGQIRQDLWERTPHRLMGVTDTLGTAIAALLANGQEPPEAVREAQEYLYQAARDAFRPGMGAWVPDRFFWARSNDDAPAAPAAPATPPFGASRH
- a CDS encoding rubredoxin, yielding MEYKSWMCLICGWIYDEEAGLPDEGIAPGTRWEDVPINWTCPECGARKEDFEMVQI